Part of the Paenibacillus sp. YPG26 genome, CTCAGCATAGGGTTAATGTCCCGCCTGATACTCTCCTTCAAGCTCAGCATGCGGATCCATCTTGTCACGTCCCATGAAGAACGCCGCTACCAAGGCCAACGCAGCCGGAATGATCGCCCATACGAACGTCTGCACGATGGAAGACGACATAGCAGCAGAGATATTCTCCAGAATCTGCGGAGGAATTGCTTGGCGCAGCTCTGGAGACAGCAGCGCATGCGGATCCTTGAGATCCAGCTCTTTCGGCAGCGGTGCCGCGGAGCCGTCCGCCCCGCTCATCGATTCGGTAAGCTTCTTCGTGAACATATGGCTCTGGATGATACCAAATACCGTAATTCCGAGCGTCATCCCCAGCGAACGGAGGAAGTTAAGCGTGGAGCTCGCGGAGCCGCGTTCGTGCGGCCTCACGGAGTGAATGGCTGCGTTGCTCAGTACGGAGAACGAAGCCCCGATGCCAAGACCCACCAGAATCATGAAGAAGCGCAGGGTCCACAGCGTGGTGGACTCATCCAGGGTGGTGAGCAGCCCAAGGCCAACAATAAGCAAGGCCAGAGTAGGAATCATGATGGTGCGGTATTTGAGCTTCGTCATCAGGAATCCGCCCATCGTGGCGGTGATTACGGATCCCAGCATCATAGGCAGGAGCACCAGTCCAGAATTCGTCGGCTTTCCGCCGAGTACGCCTTGTATAAAGATCGGGATGTATACCGATGCGGTAATAAAGGCAGCACCGCTGAGAATACCGATGACGTTGCTTGACCAGTAGATCCGGCTTTTGAACATTTTGAATGAAATGATCGGTTCTTTCGCCTTGCTCTCTGCAACAAGGAACAAGATAGCAAGCACCGCGAAGCCTGCGAACAAGCCAAGAATCTGCCACGAATCCCAGGCATACTTCTTGCCGCCAAGCTCAAGCGCGAACATTAGACAGATGACCGCACCAACCAGCGTCATTGCCCCGGCCCAGTCAATCTGCTGCTTGGCATGCTGACGGGACTCATGATAGAAGAAAGCAATAAATACTAAGGCAATCAAGCCCAGCGGCAGATTAATATAGAAGATCCATTCCCAATGCGCGTATTCTGTCAAATAAGCACCGAGCAGCGGCCCGAAGATGCTGGACAGGCCGAATACGGCACCGAAGAGGCCGCCCAGCTTACCTCTGGACTCTACCGGTACAGCATCGAACATAATGGTGAAGGCGATCGGAACAAGCGCTCCGGCCCCAATCCCCTGAATCGCGCGGTAAATACTCAGTTCAACGATGGACGTTGCCGTTCCGCACAGCGCGGACCCGATCATGAACACGATGATACCGAATATGAAGAATCTCTTCCTGCCGTACATATCTGACAGCTTGCCAAATATCGGCATCCCCGCCATCTCCGCAACCATGTAGGCCGAGGTCACCCAGACGAATTTGTCCAGGCCGCCGAGCTTGCCGACGATATCCCCCATGGCCGTAGCCACAATGGTATTATCCATTGACGCCATCAGAATACCGAGCAGCAGACCTGCTAGAACCAGGCCCATATTATTCTTTTTCACTTCCATTGAGTAATAATTTCTCCTTTTCCCTATCCTATTTGGTTGCACTGTTCTATTCTGGAGCTGTCATCCTGATGAAATGATTCTATATATTCAACCAGGCCTATCTTACAGCCCGGACCGATTGTTACCCGGCTTCCCCGCACCAATCCGGCTTCCGTATTCTCCAGTTCTATTACATCGCCTTCAATACAATCCACACTCAGCTGTCTCGGACCACCTGTATTGAACATACCGAGCATGGCCCAGACCCCGCCTGAAGGCTTGATCCGAATCTGCCCCCCGCCGATCTCCTTGATCCGGCTGTCTCCGAACAGCTTAATCTCTACCTTCTCCGCATTCAGCATCCCATCCATATGCACGGAGCCATGGAGCCTGAATTCTTCCGCCTGACAGCCGCTGCTATCGGTATTATAACCGGATAGTTCCATTTGTTCACCGTTTTTTTGTCCTTCGGTAACGGTCTTCCCCCTCATCTTGACACTCTGGGACTCCGATTCACCGCCTACGTGAAGCTTACCAGTCATATTTAATTTCTCTCCCTCAAGAGAGCCTTTGATACTCAGTTCCCCGGTAAGTTTTAGCGAGCCTGTCTTCACCTTCCCGTAGACCACAGCATTACCTGTGCACTTGAAGCTTAGCGCATCAACATCCCCGTTCAGCTCTGCCTCTCCCACAATACTAAGCTTCCCGACTCTTCCTCCGGCCGACCCGCCACTGCCTACAATCTTCACATCCGGCCGTTCCTGCAGCATATTATTTTCCTCCATGAATTACCCGCTCCTTTATGCCAAAATGTCTCACTCTTTATATATGCTTGGCTTTGGATACATCTGACTTTGGATCCGCCTCATAGGTTTCTTTATATTCAACATACTCAATCTCACAGCCGGGGCCTATGCGCACCCGACTCCCGCGCACCACACGCGCTTTGGTGTTCTCAAGCTCAATATCGTCACCCTCAATCACATCCGCTGTAAATCTCGAAGCCAGCCTGCCCGAGAACATCTCCAGCACCCTGCGGGTCCTGCTGTGCTTACGGATCGTAATATGCTCCCCGCCGATTTCCCGTGCACGGCAATTGCCAATCATCTCGATCTTCACCGTACCTGCGTTCAACAGTCCCTCTATTTGAATATTCCCCTGCAGCTCAAGCGTCTCACACTGCAAATCACCCTTGAGACTGAGAGATCCGTAGATCTCTGCATGTTCGCCGCTTGCTCCCGCTCCGCCTTTAAAGATGCCATTCATCACGAGCTTATCGAAGCGAACCTCCTGCTCCACCTTCAGCATTCCATCCGTATGCAAATCCCCGCTCTGCACAGGCCCGGTAATCTTCCCGGTTCCATTAATATGGATGCGTCCTGCCGTCAGAGGAGCATTCAGCTTCATTTGGCCGCTGCAATGCAGCTCCTCACACTGAACCTCTCCGTTAATCGTTCCGACGCCATCAATCAGGACGCGGTTATAGCGGCCTCCCGCGGCTTTTCCTACACCATTCAGCTTCATATCCCGAATCACATGCTCCACAGTTATTCCCCTCCCTCTCCAATTCTCAGCTTAAGCTCTTCCGTAGCCTGGGCTAGGGATAGCCGGACAACTTCCTTCACCCCGGAGTCGAAATAAACCTCGCTATCTCTGGACATCAGAATGAACGCCGCTACACCCATTTTGCGAATAAGCACCAGCTGGCAGTCCTTCCCCGCGAAGGCCGGATAATGCACCGACAAAGTCTGAATTAACAGCTTCCCTTCATCCAGTGATATCTCCCCGCTTCTCAGCAGCTGCTCAAGCACGAATACAGAGAGAATCTTCTCGAATCTGAATGGGCCATCATGACCCAAGGTGTTCAAATACACATCAAGCGCAATATTGGTAACAATGTTACGTTCCAGCAATTGATCTGCGGTTAGAGAGATCTCCTTCAAGCTGGGCGAGAACACATCAGCCAGCTCATCGAGTGAGAGTCCGTCTTTCATGTTGAGTATTTTATCAATCCGGGAGAGAATCTTCTCTTTGGGAAAAAAGGTCTCCTGTCCCGTAAAGGAAGACTTTCGGATGAACCAGTCCTCTGGAATCAGGCTTTTCCGCTTCCAGCGGTACAGCTGACCATAGGAGATTCCGGTCAGGTCCAAAAGCTCCTTTTTGGATATCAATTCATTATTCATTACGTTCCCTCCTTCTTGCAGTCTTAGTGTAACATAACATTGTTACGTTATGCAATTCATTTATTCACTATACAGCTTCTGATTACAAGACAACAAAAAGAGCGGCAGCCCAGAACCTAAGATTCTGAACTGCCGCTCTATGATGTGACTGATTAAAGGCTCAGCCCTGCTGTAAGATCGATGCAAGCCTGCTCTCTCTTCGTACGATACGAACAGGTTACGGCTTAATTACTTAATTACCGCTCCATACTACTTAATTACTGCTTCAAGCTTGTTCATCATGCCGCTTAGCTGATTGACCCAGTTGACCATATCTACGATATGCTGCTGCTGGGCATGCGAGCTGGCCAATACCTGCTCTACCGAAGCCGCAGATTCTTCAGTAAATGCAGCTACCGTAGTCACCTCTTGAAGCACCGTCTCGGAAGACTGCTGCAGTCTGGCATTCATATCCCGAATCTGTTCAGCCTGCCGGAGCACCTCCGCCGTGTTGGCATGAATCCCGTCGAACAGCTGTTCCACGCTAAGCGCTGACTCCTTACCCTCGGTAACAACCGTAAGACCATCCCTGACCAGGCTTGATGCTTGGGTGATCCGGCTCTGGATGGCAGCCAGAATAGCGGCAATCTCGGTTGAAGCCTCCTGCGCATGCTGAGCCAGCTTGCGGATCTCGGTGGCAACTACCGAGAATCCTTGGCCATGTTCGCCTGCCCGCGCCGCTTCAATAGAAGCATTCAGAGAGAGCAGATTGGTCTGGTTCGCAATCTCGCCAATCATCTCCACAATACTTCCAATCTTCTGATTCTCCCGATTAACCTCTTCCATAACACCTGATGTATCCGAGACAATATGATTAATCTGATTGATTTTGCTGGCCAGATCCTTCATTTGACCTTGACCCTGGGTTGTGAATTCAGCGGTGACCCTCGATTTATCACTTAAGTCCGTCGAAGCTTCTGTGGCGGCATTAACATTCTGATTCACCTGCTCCATCGCTTCTGAAATATCCGTGACACTGACGGACTGCGTTGCAATTCCGCTTGCAATCTCGTTGAAGGCAAGAACAACCTGACCCGAGATCTCCCCGGTATCTTCCGCATTCTTCTGAAGGTTCGTGATGGACGTTCCGAGCACATGGACGGACTCCTTCACCTCTACCAGCACCTCTTCCGTCCTATCCTTGGCGGCTGCCGATTCGACTGCGCTGGCTTCCTGCTGACGGTGCATTTTCGCACCGATAAGACTTTGGGCTACTAACGCCCCCAGGATGACGAAGATATACGCATTCATATAAAACACACTTTCACCCGCGAAAGTCTCTTTTGTCAGCACAAAGTACGTTGTCATGCCCATGGCCACCAAGCCATTCAGGAGCAGCGGACGATAATTGTGGTAGATCGTGATAATCGCAAGTGACAGGAAGATCAGAAAATAGCCGCTGAATGCCTCGCTAGCCTCGATAAAGAAAAACGTGATCAAGTTAAGCCCGATGGCTACCAGGTACATGACATAGCGGACAGCGATCCTTCTCCATAGCAGAAGCACACAGAGAATGCAGATTGGCAATCCGCTTATAGCCAATGTCACCCGGAAGTGGTTGGAAGCGGAGAGTCCGATACCCAGTAATAACAATACACATAAGAGCCATACCATCAGTTTGTTACGTTGATGAAGTGCCAGTAATTTGTCAGACATTGTGGTTCACATACTCCCTACATTTTTTTAATTAATATATCGGCATTTTCCTATGAAAATATTTGCAGGGTATCTATGAAAATAT contains:
- a CDS encoding MDR family MFS transporter, with product MEVKKNNMGLVLAGLLLGILMASMDNTIVATAMGDIVGKLGGLDKFVWVTSAYMVAEMAGMPIFGKLSDMYGRKRFFIFGIIVFMIGSALCGTATSIVELSIYRAIQGIGAGALVPIAFTIMFDAVPVESRGKLGGLFGAVFGLSSIFGPLLGAYLTEYAHWEWIFYINLPLGLIALVFIAFFYHESRQHAKQQIDWAGAMTLVGAVICLMFALELGGKKYAWDSWQILGLFAGFAVLAILFLVAESKAKEPIISFKMFKSRIYWSSNVIGILSGAAFITASVYIPIFIQGVLGGKPTNSGLVLLPMMLGSVITATMGGFLMTKLKYRTIMIPTLALLIVGLGLLTTLDESTTLWTLRFFMILVGLGIGASFSVLSNAAIHSVRPHERGSASSTLNFLRSLGMTLGITVFGIIQSHMFTKKLTESMSGADGSAAPLPKELDLKDPHALLSPELRQAIPPQILENISAAMSSSIVQTFVWAIIPAALALVAAFFMGRDKMDPHAELEGEYQAGH
- a CDS encoding cell shape determination protein CcmA: MEHVIRDMKLNGVGKAAGGRYNRVLIDGVGTINGEVQCEELHCSGQMKLNAPLTAGRIHINGTGKITGPVQSGDLHTDGMLKVEQEVRFDKLVMNGIFKGGAGASGEHAEIYGSLSLKGDLQCETLELQGNIQIEGLLNAGTVKIEMIGNCRAREIGGEHITIRKHSRTRRVLEMFSGRLASRFTADVIEGDDIELENTKARVVRGSRVRIGPGCEIEYVEYKETYEADPKSDVSKAKHI
- a CDS encoding YhbD family protein, giving the protein MNNELISKKELLDLTGISYGQLYRWKRKSLIPEDWFIRKSSFTGQETFFPKEKILSRIDKILNMKDGLSLDELADVFSPSLKEISLTADQLLERNIVTNIALDVYLNTLGHDGPFRFEKILSVFVLEQLLRSGEISLDEGKLLIQTLSVHYPAFAGKDCQLVLIRKMGVAAFILMSRDSEVYFDSGVKEVVRLSLAQATEELKLRIGEGGE
- a CDS encoding methyl-accepting chemotaxis protein, whose protein sequence is MSDKLLALHQRNKLMVWLLCVLLLLGIGLSASNHFRVTLAISGLPICILCVLLLWRRIAVRYVMYLVAIGLNLITFFFIEASEAFSGYFLIFLSLAIITIYHNYRPLLLNGLVAMGMTTYFVLTKETFAGESVFYMNAYIFVILGALVAQSLIGAKMHRQQEASAVESAAAKDRTEEVLVEVKESVHVLGTSITNLQKNAEDTGEISGQVVLAFNEIASGIATQSVSVTDISEAMEQVNQNVNAATEASTDLSDKSRVTAEFTTQGQGQMKDLASKINQINHIVSDTSGVMEEVNRENQKIGSIVEMIGEIANQTNLLSLNASIEAARAGEHGQGFSVVATEIRKLAQHAQEASTEIAAILAAIQSRITQASSLVRDGLTVVTEGKESALSVEQLFDGIHANTAEVLRQAEQIRDMNARLQQSSETVLQEVTTVAAFTEESAASVEQVLASSHAQQQHIVDMVNWVNQLSGMMNKLEAVIK